From one Aspergillus fumigatus Af293 chromosome 8, whole genome shotgun sequence genomic stretch:
- a CDS encoding MARVEL domain-containing protein, producing the protein MRLPAIIPSALLGVAFVFAVIELGLGGHIASISTGSRKIPFYDPSSSWGYSYKTIKYSVPGIVAFQIFTSVWTMLVSVAAFLLPWFLRVKAAPGTRLNTIITGALGGAYFVTMVFWLACFADIATKLDELGATSDYYNAVIAFAVLSWLLFVALFVIVVLAILGILECDAPGYAGMRKRAATQATPMQTVDA; encoded by the exons ATGCGCCTCCCGGCCATCATCCCCTCCGCCCTCCTAGGCGTCGCCTTCGTCTTCGCCGTCATCGAGCTCGGCCTCGGCGGCCATATCGCCTCCATCTCTACCGGCTCCCGTAAAATCCCCTTCTACGACCCCTCCAGCTCGTGGGGCTACTCCTACAAGACTATCAAGTACTCCGTCCCAGGTATCGTCGCTTTCCAGATCTTCACCTCTGTGTGGACCATGCTCGTCTCTGTCGCCgcgtttcttctcccctGGTTCTTGCGCGTCAAGGCCGCCCCCGGAACACGGCTCAATACGATCATCACAGGTGCGCTAGGCGGCGCGTACTTCGTGACAATGGTGTTCTGGCTCGCGTGCTTTGCGGACATCGCGACCAAGCTGGATGAGTTGGGCGCTACGTCCGATTACTATAATGCGGTAATTGCATTTGCGGTGCTCTCGTG GCTGCTCTTTGTCGcgctcttcgtcatcgttgTTCTTGCCATACTTGGGATTCTGGAGTGTGACGCCCCTGGGTACGCCGGCATGAGGAAGAGGGCTGCGACGCAGGCAACCCCGATGCAAACAGTCGACGCATAG
- a CDS encoding DUF202 domain-containing protein, with translation MANPSAEHAPPAEPFSLSDTHQSRLQSPTESETSRPFGPGIEREDLFELQQIPTQDDQLDDLSSGSISSAEYRVTTRRTVSRSSCSSRQPRKGVVGNIQRFWANNVCLTVPQKSNRDHFALERTFLAYIRTSIAVAMQGVFIAQLFCLQSKTADHARLGYYRLGIPLAVTCHVVAILVAFMGAHRFWRQQSAVAHGKVYAGGWELNWIGAFIGLVGMLPSFK, from the exons ATGGCAAACCCTTCTGCCGAGCATGCGCCTCCCGCTGAGCCCTTCTCCCTTTCCGACACTCACCAATCCAGATTGCAGTCGCCGACCGAAAGTGAGACATCGCGACCGTTTGGCCCTGGCATAGAGAGGGAAGATTTGTTCGAACTCCAACAGATTCCGACTCAGGATGACCAGCTGGATGATCTGTCATCGGGATCGATATCTTCGGCGGAATACCGAGTCACTACTCGTCGCACGGTATCCCGGAGTAGCTGCTCCAGTCGGCAGCCACGCAAGGGGGTTGTGGGCAACATTCAACGGTTCTGGGCAAATAACGTCTGTTTGACGGTGCCACAAAAGAGCAACCGTGACCATTTTG CGCTGGAACGAACATTCTTGGCGTATATCCGTACCTCGATCGCCGTTGCCATGCAGGGTGTGTTCATCGCTCAGCTGTTCTGTCTGCAGAGCAAGACCGCTGACCATGCTCGCCTGGGTTACTATAGACTTGGGATACCTCTTGCGGTCACCTGTCATGTGGTTGCCATCCTAGTCGCTTTTATGGGAGCGCATCGGTTCTGGAGACAGCAGAGCGCTGTCGCACATGGGAAGGTCTATGCAGGGGGCTGGGAGCTAAACTGGATAGGGGCCTTTATTGGTCTGGTAGGTATGCTTCCTTCTTTCAAGTGA
- the plyE gene encoding pectate lyase — MYQPLLLLPLLLTSAFATPHDPTTHQALEKRASFPIPSSKGSVTYSSPKTISGTFDGGLKTYGRGVKCTGQKEGGEKDAVFVLEDGATLKNAIIGADQIEGVYCKGSCTIQNVWWTDVCEDALSLKGTGSGTHRIIGGGARNADDKVIQHNSGGKVIIQDFTVQNFGKLYRACGNCSKQFKRTVEISGVKASSGKALVGINSNYGDTATISGCASSVKEICVEYEGTDNNKKEPAKKSSGPSNACKYKEPLASC; from the exons ATGTatcaacctcttcttctcctccctctcctcctcacctCGGCCTTTGCCACCCCCCATGATCCCACCACGCACCAGGCTCTCGAGAAGCGCGCCTCCTTCCCCATCCCCTCCTCCAAGGGCAGCGTGACCTACTCCTCCCCCAAGACCATCAGCGGCACCTTCGACGGCGGTCTGAAGACCTACGGCCGTGGCGTCAAGTGCACCGGCCAGAAGGAAGGCGGCGAGAAGGACgccgtcttcgtcctcgaggACGGCGCCACCCTCAAGAACGCCATTATCGGCGCCGACCAGATCGAGGGTGTCTACTGCAAGGGCTCCTGCACCATCCAGAACGTCTGGTGGACTGACGTCTGCGAGG ATGCCCTCTCCCTCAAAGGCACCGGCAGCGGCACGCACCGCATCATCGGCGGCGGCGCCCGCAACGCCGACGACAAGGTCATCCAGCACAACTCCGGCGGCAAGGTGATCATCCAGGACTTCACCGTGCAGAACTTCGGCAAGCTGTACCGCGCCTGCGGCAACTGCAGCAAGCAGTTCAAGCGCACCGTCGAGATCAGCGGCGTCAAGGCTTCCAGCGGCAAGGCCCTCGTCGGCATCAACTCCAACTACGGCGATACTGCGACTATCTCTGGCTGTGCCAGCAGCGTCAAGGAGATCTGTGTGGAGTATGAGGGTACcgacaacaacaagaaggaGCCTGCGAAGAAGAGCTCCGGTCCGAGCAACGCTTGCAAGTACAAGGAGCCTCTCGCTTCGTGCTAA
- a CDS encoding wax synthase family protein: MDLNSPSAWSILLTQWLLVQLLTGLTIAFSQPYSKVRPAVTVLVIALAYSFQTQVHQTLAETRARGPLAAMCWVNVLNAIDLLMSSRVSFDEQIAWMTKCGQSKTADSSYWRRLVWSIEMAFNYRRINTPWQIRAVPAFDRHDPGFVPDKVKFLRQCALRVCGSLFVVHFCTLDLRDAHLAGILSEISDSKKVLLPTWGEWTARRAILQMLFTISFGLLTRAAILGTYSLLAMFFVAVGAYEPVDWPPVFGNVSDMYSLTRVWGIAWHQILRKLVTSNADILLYDFLRLPHGIVARSLRLIMAFATSGLVHFFTDQGFGLSLNQSGALWFFCLQVPGIALENLVWWTCRGMINRMGFRWRRAIGYVWVSLFFLWVTPVWMNPIILRLYQDGQKIHEVPRSTEQDGIIYC, from the exons ATGGACCTCAACTCGCCATCAGCATGGAGCATCCTGCTCACACAATGGCttctcgtccagctcctTACAGGATTAACAATCGCCTTCTCGCAGCCATACTCCAAAGTTAGACCGGCTGTCACTGTACTTGTCATCGCACTCGCCTACTCCTTTCAGACTCAAGTCCACCAGACCCTCGCCGAGACTCGCGCGCGAGGACCCCTAGCCGCCATGTGCTGGGTCAACGTGCTCAACGCGATCGACCTGTTAATGTCGAGCCGGGTCTCGTTCGACGAGCAGATCGCGTGGATGACGAAATGCGGTCAAAGCAAGACTGCAGACAGTAGCTACTGGAGAAGACTCGTCTGGTCCATCGAAATGGCCTTCAACTACCGTCGCATCAACACCCCGTGGCAGATCCGCGCTGTCCCCGCGTTCGACAGGCACGACCCGGGCTTTGTCCCGGACAAGGTGAAGTTCCTGCGTCAGTGTGCGCTCAGAGTATGCGGGTCGCTGTTTGTGGTGCATTTCTGCACCCTCGATCTGAGGGATGCTCACCTGGCGGGAATTCTGTCTGAGATCTCCGACTCCAAGAAGGTGTTACTCCCTACGTGGGGGGAATGGACTGCGCGCCGCGCGATCCTCCAGATGCTATTCACCATTTCTTTTGGGCTCCTCACGCGAGCGGCTATACTGGGAACGTATAGCCTCCTCGCGATGTTCTTCGTCGCGGTGGGCGCGTACGAGCCCGTCGACTGGCCGCCGGTTTTCGGCAACGTGAGCGATATGTACTCGTTGACGCGGGTTTGGGG AATCGCCTGGCATCAGATCCTACGTAAACTGGTCACATCCAATGCGGATATCTTATTGTACGACTTCCTGAGACTCCCGCACGGGATTGTTGCCAGGAGCCTCCGGCTGATCATGGCGTTTGCCACGTCGGGGTTAGTCCATTTTTTCACAGATCAGGGCTTCGGGCTATCTCTTAACCAGAGCGGAGCGTTGTGGTTCTTCTGTCTGCAGGTCCCGGGCATCGCGTTGGAGAATCTGGTGTGGTGGACTTGCCGTGGGATGATCAATAGGATGGGTTTCCGTTGGAGAAGGGCTATCGGATATGTCTGGGTcagccttttctttctgtgGGTGACTCCCGTCTGGATGAACCCCATTATCCTGCGATTGTACCAAGACGGTCAGAAG ATACACGAGGTTCCGCGATCGACAGAACAAGACGGCATCATATACTGCTAG
- a CDS encoding phosphotransferase enzyme family protein, with product MRATLPRFHRMLFSASPTRTSKPPHHGSYNKAFLLTMDDDVRVIAKIPNPYIPQKFVTASEVATLDFLRNEPGIPVPRVFAWSSKKDQPVGVEYIIMEKAAGNELSTSWPTMDISDKVDIVSRLADIQAKIAAVDFGCYGSLFYRGDIEGGFNVPGIADQFCIGPSCDIRFWEEERRFMNAFRGPWSSSEAYATDIARREKQWITRFAKPRHPADPLRQSDSQGSPDCHIKLLDKYLEVVPHLIPHPGQNRSVLWHSDLHLGNIFVKKNQIVSIIDWQGCSSLPVFHACRLPKFLNIHGPLLFDLPSATGLTPQEKEESLQRYQLTQLQRLYISKFCQIDNDVVSALSFPQALSRQQLIDFSGYTWEDDGLFLFREMMIRTWREWMEFTGQPQSSCPVTFGADELASHVAEGTSWEDRRELFSALGIPIGGWVHLEHFEAKVENNA from the exons ATGAGAGCGACACTACCCCGATTTCATCGCATGCTCTTTTCCGCTTCCCCCACAAGAACCTCCAAACCTCCCCATCACG GCTCATACAACAAGGCCTTCCTATTGACAATGGATGATGACGTCCGGGTCATCGCGAAAATCCCTAATCCTTACATTCCGCAGAAATTCGTTACCGCCAGTGAAGTTGCCACGCTTGACTTTCTTCGTAACGAGCCAGGTATACCTGTCCCGCGAGTCTTTGCTTGGAGCAGCAAGAAAGACCAGCCTGTGGGAGTCGAGTACATTATCATGGAAAAAGCTGCTGGCAATGAGTTGAGCACAAGTTGGCCCACTATGGATATATCGGATAAGGTGGATATCGTGTCTCGGTTGGCCGATATTCAAGCCAAAATAGCCGCTGTCGACTTTGGTTGTTATGGAAGCTTGTTCTATAGAGGAGATATCGAGGGTGGCTTTAATGTCCCTGGAATAGCCGATCAGTTTTGCATCGGTCCCAGCTGTGATATACGATTTTGGGAAGAGGAGCGGAGATTCATGAACGCTTTTAGGGGCCCTT GGTCGTCGTCTGAGGCGTATGCAACAGATATCGCCAGGCGAGAGAAACAATGGATCACCCGGTTTGCTAAACCTCGTCATCCGGCAGACCCATTGAGACAGTCAGATAGCCAAGGGTCTCCTGATTGTCACATTAAACTCCTCGACAAATATCTGGAAGTTGTGCCTCATTTGATACCACATCCAGGTCAAAATCGGTCTGTGCTTTGGCACTCTGATTTACACCTTGGGAATATATTTGTAAAGAAAAATCAGATTGTCAGCATTATTGATTGGCAGGGCTGCTCAAGTCTTCCCGTTTTTCACGCTTGCAGGTTACCAAAATTCCTGAATATTCATGGGCCCTTGCTTTTCGACCTTCCGTCCGCCACGGGCCTCACGCcacaagaaaaagaggaaagtTTACAGAGATACCAGCTTACACAACTGCAGAGGCTCTATATTTCCAAATTCTGCCAAATAGACAATGACGTCGTCTCTGCTCTGTCGTTTCCTCAAGCTTTATCGCGACAGCAGCTCATCGATTTTTCAGGGTACACTTGGGAGGACGATGGATTGTTTTTGTTTCGAGAGATGATGATTCGAACATGGCGCGAATGGATGGAATTCACTGGCCAGCCACAGTCCTCTTGTCCTGTGACATTCGGCGCGGATGAGCTTGCGTCTCATGTTGCCGAAGGGACGAGCTGGGAAGATCGCAGGGAGCTCTTCAGTGCCCTTGGAATCCCCATTGGCGGCTGGGTACATCTTGAACATTTCGAGGCAAAAGTGGAAAACAATGCGTAA